One window of the Capnocytophaga haemolytica genome contains the following:
- a CDS encoding DUF2723 domain-containing protein, with the protein MSEKVFRKYDLIVGWAVFAVAVLTYMLTMEPTVSFWDCGEYIATSAKLEVGHPPGAPFFQMVGAFLATFAAGADKIAATVNFMSVLSSAFTVLFLYFIIVNLTKKLALRGQEALTQGQTIAVLGSGVVGALAYAFSDSFWFNAVEAEVYAMAMLFMSAMFWLGIKWTDNLHQPRGDKWLLLIALVVGLSFGVHFMALLTIPAIGMLYFFNSNYKKNAKNFIIANVVSIAILLLIFKLILPYTLAYFGYLEVFFVNSIGLPFNSGTIIAGLSVVAVFYFTLRYAYREHKVHLQTLTLCMLFVFIGFSSWLMIPIRSNADVVINENSPTDARLLLAYYNLEQYPETHLFYGPMYSDKYAGQDEDDPFEDAKPKYERDYVTNKYVIVNDYKDAQVAANSKQEGFLPRMWSPQHAANYMKLTGLLDFKIKEEVYQYPEIYKELSSLKAAAATGQVSPEVYDQMLSRYKEAIEVQKPDFFENMEYLFSYQFYYMYARYFMWNFVGRQDDLQGKLDTEHGNWLSGINFIDSARLGSQSHLPSDVLNNKGRNTYYFLPLLLGIAGLLFMARKSEQQTWVVLVLFLFTGLALKIYLNERPFEPRERDYALVGSFFAFSIWIGMGVYALFHLIKKKLSEPIVAPLTVGLCLLAVPVVMAYQNWDDHDRSGKYSAQFIGHAYLDSVAKDKDAMIFTIGDNDTFLLWYAQEIEGYRTDVRTINTSLLQTDWYIDQMKRRAYNSSPIPAQIVHKNYAHGVREGSYYIHGTDNVWPLKTFVDWITSDNPKTQYDAGGGRKVYYYPTNKVRIPVNKENVLKSGVVKPEDADKIVDHIDITLPKSGIDKARIVMLDILANNDWKRPIYFTGGSMDAQEYLWMKDYLQLDGLVYKLVPIKTAIDKKNPYDMGRIDSDLMYKIVKGWTWGNMGSTKIYLDPETRKNSIIFRGNLARLTEQLIAEGKMQKAKDILDIAMKNMPLEQYGYYFSLEPFVQGYYKVGEANEGRKIAQQVFRKYKEELAYYSHLAMEKANMEVLQQADYTANRYFSLLMLVKPLDESLYNKEFEAFKNAAALFVGKEELKEMQEAFERGGEAYELDALEDSIKALKDSMARTAKDSQ; encoded by the coding sequence ATGTCGGAGAAAGTCTTTAGAAAATACGACCTTATAGTAGGTTGGGCAGTCTTTGCCGTGGCGGTACTTACCTACATGCTCACGATGGAGCCTACGGTGAGTTTTTGGGATTGCGGTGAGTACATCGCTACCTCAGCGAAGTTGGAAGTGGGGCACCCACCAGGAGCTCCGTTCTTCCAAATGGTGGGGGCGTTTTTAGCAACCTTTGCTGCTGGGGCAGATAAAATCGCTGCTACGGTGAATTTTATGTCGGTGCTATCGAGTGCCTTTACGGTGTTGTTTCTTTACTTTATCATCGTAAATCTCACTAAGAAGCTGGCTTTACGCGGGCAAGAGGCACTCACCCAAGGGCAAACGATTGCCGTGCTCGGTAGTGGGGTAGTGGGGGCATTGGCGTATGCTTTCTCAGACAGCTTTTGGTTTAACGCCGTGGAGGCAGAGGTGTATGCGATGGCAATGCTCTTTATGTCGGCGATGTTCTGGTTAGGCATCAAGTGGACAGACAACCTGCACCAACCTCGGGGCGACAAATGGCTGCTGCTCATTGCCTTAGTGGTAGGGCTCTCCTTTGGGGTGCACTTTATGGCACTGCTGACCATTCCTGCTATTGGGATGCTGTATTTCTTCAATAGCAACTACAAGAAGAATGCGAAGAACTTTATCATTGCCAATGTAGTGTCGATCGCTATCTTGCTGCTTATCTTTAAGCTCATATTGCCTTATACGCTGGCGTACTTTGGTTATTTGGAAGTGTTTTTTGTCAATAGCATTGGGCTACCGTTTAACTCAGGCACCATCATTGCGGGCTTATCTGTAGTGGCGGTGTTTTACTTCACCCTGCGCTATGCCTATCGCGAGCATAAGGTGCATTTACAGACGCTCACCCTTTGTATGCTCTTTGTGTTTATAGGCTTCTCCTCGTGGCTAATGATCCCCATACGTTCCAACGCCGATGTGGTAATCAACGAAAATAGCCCTACGGATGCGCGTTTGCTTTTGGCGTATTACAACTTAGAGCAATATCCTGAGACGCATTTGTTCTACGGACCTATGTACTCCGATAAGTATGCAGGGCAAGATGAGGACGACCCGTTTGAAGATGCGAAACCGAAGTACGAGCGCGATTATGTTACCAATAAGTATGTGATCGTCAATGACTATAAAGATGCGCAAGTGGCAGCTAACTCAAAGCAAGAGGGATTTCTACCGCGTATGTGGAGCCCGCAACACGCTGCTAATTATATGAAGCTCACGGGCTTGTTAGATTTTAAGATTAAAGAGGAGGTGTACCAATATCCTGAGATATACAAGGAGCTTTCGAGCTTGAAGGCAGCGGCAGCCACAGGGCAGGTATCGCCTGAGGTATACGACCAGATGCTCTCGCGCTATAAGGAAGCTATAGAAGTGCAAAAGCCTGATTTCTTTGAGAATATGGAGTACTTGTTCTCCTATCAGTTCTACTATATGTATGCGCGCTACTTTATGTGGAACTTCGTTGGGCGTCAGGACGACCTGCAAGGCAAGCTCGACACCGAGCACGGCAATTGGCTCAGCGGTATTAACTTTATCGACAGTGCGCGCTTAGGCTCACAAAGTCATCTGCCAAGCGATGTACTCAATAATAAAGGTAGAAATACGTACTACTTCCTGCCGTTACTTTTAGGTATTGCAGGGCTACTGTTTATGGCACGCAAAAGCGAACAACAGACGTGGGTGGTGTTGGTGCTCTTCCTCTTCACAGGGCTGGCACTGAAAATATACCTCAACGAACGACCCTTTGAGCCACGCGAGCGCGATTACGCCTTAGTGGGTTCGTTCTTTGCCTTTTCAATATGGATAGGAATGGGCGTCTATGCGCTATTCCACCTTATAAAGAAGAAACTCTCAGAGCCTATTGTAGCACCACTGACTGTTGGGTTGTGCCTCTTGGCAGTGCCTGTGGTGATGGCATATCAGAATTGGGACGACCACGACAGGAGTGGTAAATACTCAGCACAGTTCATCGGGCACGCTTATTTGGATTCGGTGGCAAAGGATAAGGATGCGATGATTTTCACCATTGGCGATAACGACACTTTCCTCCTCTGGTATGCCCAAGAGATTGAGGGCTATCGCACCGATGTGAGAACCATCAACACCAGTCTGTTGCAGACCGATTGGTACATCGACCAAATGAAGCGCAGGGCGTATAACAGTAGCCCTATCCCCGCACAGATTGTTCATAAGAACTATGCACATGGGGTGCGCGAGGGTTCGTATTACATTCACGGCACGGATAATGTCTGGCCTTTGAAAACCTTTGTGGATTGGATTACGAGTGATAACCCCAAAACACAGTACGACGCTGGTGGGGGGCGCAAGGTATACTATTATCCTACCAATAAGGTGCGTATCCCTGTCAATAAAGAGAATGTACTGAAAAGTGGTGTCGTAAAACCTGAAGATGCTGATAAGATTGTAGACCATATTGACATTACGTTACCTAAATCGGGGATTGATAAGGCGCGCATTGTGATGCTGGACATCTTAGCTAATAACGATTGGAAGCGACCTATCTACTTCACAGGGGGTAGTATGGACGCACAGGAGTATCTTTGGATGAAAGATTACTTGCAATTAGATGGCTTAGTGTATAAACTCGTACCGATAAAGACAGCTATTGACAAGAAGAACCCTTACGATATGGGGCGTATTGACAGCGACTTGATGTATAAGATTGTCAAGGGCTGGACGTGGGGCAATATGGGTAGTACGAAAATCTACCTTGACCCTGAGACGCGCAAGAACAGTATTATCTTTCGAGGTAACTTGGCACGCCTTACCGAGCAATTGATCGCCGAAGGGAAAATGCAGAAGGCTAAGGATATACTTGACATCGCAATGAAGAATATGCCTTTGGAGCAGTATGGCTATTACTTCAGCTTAGAGCCTTTTGTGCAAGGTTATTATAAGGTGGGCGAGGCCAATGAAGGAAGGAAGATTGCTCAACAAGTGTTTAGAAAATACAAGGAAGAGTTGGCATATTACAGCCATTTGGCGATGGAAAAGGCGAATATGGAGGTCTTACAGCAGGCAGATTACACCGCTAATCGGTATTTTTCGCTGTTGATGCTGGTAAAACCATTAGATGAATCACTTTACAATAAGGAGTTTGAGGCTTTCAAAAACGCAGCAGCCCTATTTGTAGGCAAAGAAGAGCTCAAAGAGATGCAAGAGGCGTTTGAGAGAGGAGGTGAAGCGTACGAATTAGATGCCTTAGAGGATTCTATTAAAGCACTAAAAGACTCTATGGCGCGCACTGCAAAAGATTCGCAGTAG
- the ruvA gene encoding Holliday junction branch migration protein RuvA encodes MITQLQGKLVEKNPTYVVIDCNGVGYFVNISLNTYSALPEGEAIKLYTYLQIKEDAHTLYGFLSKSEREVFTLLLSVSGVGASTARTMLSSLTAAQIRSAIVNGDVASIQSVKGIGAKTAQRVILDLKDKMLKLQEFDEVAPTASYTHKEEALSALEVLGFVRKQAEKVVDKIVQSASGELSVEEIIKQSLKNL; translated from the coding sequence TTGATTACACAATTACAAGGGAAATTAGTAGAAAAGAACCCTACTTATGTGGTGATAGATTGCAACGGGGTGGGGTATTTTGTAAATATCAGCTTGAATACATATTCAGCACTGCCTGAGGGTGAGGCAATAAAGCTGTACACTTATCTGCAAATCAAGGAGGATGCGCATACGCTTTACGGCTTCTTGAGCAAATCAGAGCGGGAGGTATTTACGCTGCTGCTCTCGGTATCGGGGGTGGGAGCAAGTACTGCCAGAACGATGCTGTCGTCGCTTACGGCAGCACAGATACGCAGTGCGATCGTCAATGGTGATGTGGCGAGCATCCAATCGGTGAAGGGCATTGGGGCTAAGACAGCGCAACGGGTGATCTTGGACTTGAAAGATAAGATGCTCAAGTTGCAAGAGTTTGACGAGGTTGCCCCGACAGCGAGCTACACTCACAAGGAAGAGGCGCTTTCGGCGTTGGAGGTTTTGGGCTTTGTGCGTAAGCAAGCGGAAAAAGTAGTGGATAAGATTGTACAATCAGCCTCAGGAGAGCTGAGTGTAGAGGAGATTATTAAGCAATCGTTGAAGAATTTGTAG
- the sprA gene encoding cell surface protein SprA: protein MKKHLTIIILLFASSLALGQVTPTVQTTATVTTTSTQTTQTETTVKNGIGRVGLKQPANISQKYTYNPTLDRYVYTEKVGSYDLRTPMFLTPKQYEDLVLRERMQAYYRDKLDAVGDTQSGTTQKKAQRDLLPELYVNSDFFESVFGGRNISLTPQGSVGVDLGVRYTRNDNPAVSPRNRSSWGLDFEQRISLGLTGQIGTRLKLNAQYDTQASFDFQNVFKLEYAPDEDDIIQKIELGNISMPISNSLITGSQSLFGVKTELKFGRTTITGVFSEQKSERKTVTAQGGGTITEFQFTALDYDENRNFFLAQFFRDQYDKALENYPFINSKVQITRLEVWVTNRNSRMGNIRNILALQDLGEAKMENTRLKDKAGAGFFRGSFSNMPDNKANRYDPTQIGTGGSVLTKAIRDVATLQQGFGTNQSYVSQGYDYAVIENARKLEEGVDYKFDSKLGYISLSTALSSDEVLAVAYQYTFGSQVFQVGEFANDGISATTNQYYNSGQNEITNNLLVLKMLKSNRLNVKDPVWDLMMKNVYSVGTAQLSPDDFRMNIYYANPSPINYIEKVDNNGWPTGMEDDILLHLFNFDRLNKYRDPQPGGDGFFDFIPGVTVDEQYGKIFFTKVEPFGKFLFDKMGGGNYDDPATYNKNQEKYVYTSLYRNTKSQAQMDGNKNKFQMKGRYKSSGRRGISLGAFNVPRGSVVVTAGGRVLVEGLDYLVDYQAGLVEITNPSLEASNLPIQVSVENNLIFGGQTTRFMGVNVEHKFSDKFIVNGAVVNLRERPYTQKTSYGQESVNNTIFGVGATYSTEMPFLTRWVNRIPTIKSDAPSNLSVRGEFAYLVPGTPKADDFDGETTVYLDDFESAQATIDMRSPLAWKLASTPLEFGAGGSTASQTLWGNNPQDPDNLKNGYGRAKLAWYTIDPIFYSTQKPSDVTNDEISKNSTRRVYIEEIFPQQQIAQGQSLVQTTLDLAYYPQAKGQYNNNPSFDTETADKKWAGIMRGMTYTDFQESNIEFIQFWMLDPYTSGEFSGDGDLVFNLGNISEDVLKDGRKQYENGLPGLSTTSSVNRTSWGQVPAAQSLVYAFDENSSNRSQQDVGLDGLPSSQEGSIYTNNVGISPNDPALDNYEYFLARRGGIMNRYYNYNGTEGNSPVEVTNDNRGSTTLPDYEDINGDYTMNTANNYLEYRLRIKPNLTTADPYVNDIRTVNIEAPNGRQVSARWIQFKIPIESGKMIREGHTQSLTTTEKLDIINSMTHMRMYMTGFQNPMLLRFGTLDLIRGDWRYYTYPLNNLPQNNTTKVEINSVNLIENETRNPIPYRMPPGVHRERINTNNTLVEQNEQALSYIVDKLQDKDSRAVYKAMRFDLRQYKYIKMFVHAETYKNSTALQDNQAVAFLRVGTDFNDNYYQVEIPLQVTPSGANSEDLIWPKANQLTIPMNILTKLKAISIRNQDMDNTVYYDANFNKITNPDATPHVSGQNRYVVKGNPSLGSVRAVMLGIKNAAGREISGEYWFNELRVAELENTGGWAAVGSLDANASELLNISATGRMHTVGFGAVDQAPNQRALENTREYDVMLNINAGKLLPPKWNMQIPVGLNHSQKLSTPEYDPVYQDIKLQDRLDVAQTPEEREKIKEQAEDFTLRRGINLIGVKKNLAEGQKNRIYNVENFTLNYAYNEKNHRDYELQYENEQNVKAGFMYNYTFKPVTYEPWKKSAKFANKRYWQWLADVNLNLVPTSIVYTMDVNRTFSQQLFREVHFDGVNASQQKSLPELQQRNYQMNHQYGINYSLTRSLRLNFNATGNSIIRNYYVYDNAGDISGVNKDVTLWSNFWDLGTPDHFFSKLQVSYELPFEKFPYFQFIKANYTYSGDFDWQRGSQTLLQLAHQDINKLQNANTHNFTANLTFDQLYRYLGVKPTGRDEKASIGKTFATMLKTIGVNYSRTNGKTIPGYTQQVGFLGTFKPSTGFMFGDQSDIRYELAKRGYLTDFADFNDQFIQSKERELTLTANLQPIPDLQINLKANRQYTQNYTETFEVRDFVYNRLVGNEVGSFNISTNLIATSFNKIDEYHSAAFEKFKDNRLTVARRLAAERGLNPADVDAEGYPKGYSKKSQAVMIPAFFAAYSGGSASGVSLDAFKNIPIPDWNIRYTGLMKVDFIKNAFRRFSLAHGYRASYSLSEFRTNLEYEPYNPSKTNVAGDFLNDKLFTTVTLVEQFNPLIRADMELKNSMSLLAEFNRDRTISISLDNDYLTEILKREYKFGLGYRFKNISFVTRVNGVLTTLKSDLVLKGTLSYMKEFTVIRNMEIFNNQVTAGQTSWLGNLTAEYALSRNLLASYYFQYNFSKSAISTAFPMTTIRTGVSVKYTFQ, encoded by the coding sequence ATGAAAAAACATCTAACAATTATCATACTACTGTTTGCTTCAAGCCTTGCGTTAGGGCAAGTAACTCCGACGGTGCAGACTACCGCGACGGTTACCACAACCTCTACGCAAACTACTCAGACTGAAACTACTGTGAAGAACGGTATCGGGCGTGTGGGCTTAAAGCAACCTGCTAATATCAGCCAGAAGTACACCTACAACCCTACGCTGGACAGGTATGTGTACACTGAGAAGGTAGGTAGTTATGACCTGCGCACGCCTATGTTTCTGACGCCGAAGCAGTACGAGGATTTGGTGTTGCGCGAGCGTATGCAGGCTTATTACCGAGATAAGTTAGATGCTGTGGGCGATACACAAAGTGGCACTACGCAGAAGAAAGCCCAACGCGACTTGCTGCCTGAGCTGTATGTGAACTCTGACTTTTTTGAGAGCGTTTTTGGTGGTCGCAACATCAGCTTGACGCCTCAGGGGAGTGTGGGGGTAGACCTTGGGGTGCGCTATACACGCAATGACAACCCCGCAGTGAGCCCGCGTAACCGCAGTTCGTGGGGCTTAGACTTTGAGCAGCGCATCAGCTTGGGGCTTACGGGACAGATAGGTACACGGCTCAAACTCAATGCCCAATATGACACGCAGGCTTCGTTTGACTTCCAGAATGTATTTAAACTTGAATATGCTCCCGATGAGGACGATATTATCCAGAAGATAGAATTAGGTAACATCTCAATGCCTATCAGCAATTCGCTCATTACGGGTTCGCAAAGCCTCTTTGGGGTGAAGACTGAGCTGAAGTTTGGTCGTACGACTATCACGGGGGTATTCTCCGAGCAGAAATCGGAACGCAAGACCGTAACGGCTCAGGGCGGCGGTACGATCACCGAGTTTCAGTTTACGGCTTTGGACTATGATGAGAACCGCAACTTCTTCTTGGCGCAGTTCTTCCGCGACCAGTATGACAAGGCTTTAGAAAACTATCCTTTTATCAATAGTAAAGTACAGATTACGCGCTTGGAGGTATGGGTGACCAACCGCAATAGCCGTATGGGTAATATACGCAACATATTGGCTTTGCAGGACTTAGGGGAAGCTAAGATGGAGAATACGCGCTTGAAAGACAAGGCAGGCGCGGGCTTCTTTAGAGGGTCGTTTAGCAATATGCCTGACAATAAAGCCAACCGCTACGACCCTACACAGATAGGTACAGGCGGCTCGGTACTCACGAAGGCGATTCGCGATGTGGCTACCTTGCAACAAGGTTTTGGCACGAACCAATCGTATGTAAGTCAGGGGTATGACTACGCGGTGATTGAGAATGCGCGTAAGCTCGAAGAGGGGGTGGACTATAAGTTTGATAGCAAGTTGGGCTACATCTCACTCAGCACTGCCCTTAGTAGTGATGAGGTGCTGGCGGTAGCGTATCAATATACCTTTGGCAGCCAAGTATTTCAGGTGGGTGAGTTTGCCAATGATGGTATTTCGGCAACCACTAACCAGTACTACAATAGTGGGCAGAATGAAATCACCAATAACCTTTTGGTGTTGAAGATGCTTAAGAGCAACCGCCTAAACGTGAAAGACCCTGTGTGGGACTTGATGATGAAGAATGTGTACTCAGTGGGCACGGCACAGCTATCGCCTGATGACTTTAGGATGAATATCTACTATGCGAACCCTTCACCGATTAACTATATTGAAAAGGTAGATAACAATGGCTGGCCTACGGGAATGGAGGATGATATCTTGTTGCACCTCTTTAACTTTGATAGGCTCAACAAATACCGCGACCCTCAGCCTGGTGGCGATGGCTTCTTTGACTTTATTCCTGGGGTAACAGTAGATGAACAGTATGGTAAAATCTTCTTTACCAAGGTGGAGCCTTTTGGGAAGTTCCTTTTTGACAAGATGGGTGGCGGTAACTACGACGACCCCGCTACTTACAATAAAAACCAAGAGAAATACGTATATACCTCGCTATACCGCAACACCAAGTCGCAAGCACAGATGGATGGCAATAAGAATAAGTTCCAGATGAAGGGGCGGTATAAGTCGTCGGGACGTAGAGGTATTTCGTTGGGAGCCTTCAATGTGCCGCGAGGCTCGGTAGTAGTTACTGCTGGCGGGCGTGTATTGGTTGAGGGCTTAGACTACTTGGTGGACTATCAAGCGGGCTTGGTGGAAATTACCAACCCGAGTTTGGAGGCTTCTAATCTGCCCATACAAGTATCTGTAGAGAATAATCTTATCTTTGGAGGGCAAACCACTCGCTTTATGGGTGTAAATGTAGAACACAAGTTCAGCGATAAGTTTATTGTCAATGGGGCAGTGGTAAACCTCCGCGAGCGTCCTTATACGCAGAAAACCAGCTACGGGCAGGAGTCGGTGAACAACACCATCTTTGGGGTTGGAGCTACCTATTCGACTGAAATGCCCTTCCTGACGCGTTGGGTGAATCGTATCCCTACCATCAAATCGGATGCACCTTCCAACCTCTCTGTACGGGGTGAGTTTGCTTATCTCGTGCCAGGCACCCCTAAGGCAGATGACTTCGATGGGGAGACAACCGTGTACTTAGACGACTTTGAATCGGCACAGGCAACTATAGATATGCGTTCGCCCTTGGCTTGGAAGCTGGCGAGCACCCCCTTAGAGTTTGGGGCAGGCGGTAGTACCGCTTCACAAACACTTTGGGGTAATAATCCACAAGACCCTGATAACCTCAAGAACGGCTATGGGCGGGCTAAATTGGCGTGGTACACTATTGACCCGATATTCTACTCTACCCAAAAGCCAAGTGATGTTACCAACGATGAGATTTCGAAGAATAGTACCCGCCGTGTGTACATTGAAGAGATTTTCCCTCAACAGCAGATCGCACAGGGACAGTCGTTAGTGCAGACTACTCTGGACTTAGCATATTACCCACAAGCCAAAGGGCAGTACAACAACAATCCTTCGTTTGACACAGAGACCGCTGACAAGAAGTGGGCAGGGATAATGCGCGGAATGACTTACACTGACTTCCAAGAGAGCAACATAGAGTTTATACAATTCTGGATGCTCGACCCCTATACCTCTGGGGAGTTCTCAGGCGATGGCGACTTAGTGTTCAACTTGGGTAACATCTCTGAGGACGTGCTTAAGGATGGGCGTAAGCAGTATGAGAACGGGTTGCCAGGGCTATCGACTACTTCGAGTGTCAATAGAACGAGCTGGGGGCAAGTGCCTGCGGCACAGTCGCTGGTATATGCTTTTGATGAGAACTCAAGCAACCGCAGTCAGCAAGACGTAGGATTGGACGGCTTACCAAGCAGCCAAGAGGGCAGTATCTACACCAACAACGTAGGCATATCTCCTAATGACCCTGCGCTTGATAATTACGAGTACTTCTTAGCACGCCGAGGTGGCATTATGAACCGCTATTACAACTACAACGGCACCGAGGGCAATTCGCCTGTAGAGGTAACCAATGACAATCGCGGCTCGACAACGCTACCTGACTACGAGGATATCAATGGCGATTACACGATGAACACTGCCAATAACTACCTCGAATACCGCTTACGTATCAAACCGAACCTCACTACTGCTGACCCTTATGTGAACGATATTCGTACGGTGAATATAGAAGCCCCCAACGGGCGACAGGTCAGTGCGCGTTGGATTCAGTTTAAGATACCGATTGAGTCGGGCAAGATGATCCGTGAGGGGCACACCCAATCGCTGACCACTACCGAGAAGCTCGATATCATCAACTCAATGACCCATATGCGTATGTATATGACAGGCTTCCAGAACCCAATGCTACTGCGTTTTGGTACGCTTGACCTTATACGTGGTGATTGGCGTTATTACACTTACCCACTGAATAACCTTCCGCAGAATAATACTACCAAGGTAGAAATCAACTCAGTGAACCTCATTGAGAATGAAACCCGCAACCCTATCCCTTACCGTATGCCACCAGGAGTACACCGTGAGCGTATCAATACCAACAACACCTTGGTAGAGCAGAATGAGCAAGCTCTTTCGTACATCGTTGATAAACTGCAAGACAAGGATAGCCGAGCAGTGTACAAGGCAATGCGCTTTGACTTGCGTCAGTACAAATACATCAAGATGTTCGTACACGCTGAGACTTATAAGAATAGCACTGCCTTGCAAGACAACCAAGCGGTGGCATTCCTACGTGTAGGGACAGACTTCAACGACAATTACTACCAGGTGGAAATACCGCTGCAAGTAACCCCTTCAGGAGCTAATTCTGAGGACTTGATATGGCCTAAAGCCAATCAGCTTACCATACCGATGAACATCCTCACCAAGCTAAAGGCGATTAGCATTCGCAATCAGGATATGGACAACACCGTGTACTACGATGCCAACTTCAACAAGATCACCAATCCTGATGCTACTCCACACGTCTCAGGGCAAAACCGCTATGTAGTGAAGGGGAATCCATCGCTGGGTAGTGTGCGTGCGGTGATGCTCGGTATCAAGAATGCTGCAGGGCGTGAAATCAGTGGTGAATACTGGTTTAACGAACTGCGTGTGGCAGAGCTTGAAAACACAGGCGGTTGGGCAGCTGTAGGCTCTTTGGATGCCAACGCCTCTGAGTTGCTCAACATCTCAGCCACAGGGCGTATGCACACTGTAGGCTTTGGTGCCGTAGACCAAGCCCCCAACCAGCGCGCTTTGGAGAATACCCGTGAGTATGACGTGATGCTCAACATCAACGCAGGCAAGCTCTTGCCTCCTAAGTGGAATATGCAAATACCAGTAGGGCTCAATCACTCGCAGAAGCTCTCAACCCCAGAGTACGACCCTGTATACCAAGACATTAAGCTGCAAGACCGCTTAGACGTGGCACAGACTCCAGAGGAACGCGAGAAGATTAAAGAGCAGGCTGAGGACTTTACCCTACGCCGCGGTATTAACCTTATAGGGGTAAAGAAGAACCTCGCTGAAGGGCAAAAGAACCGTATCTACAACGTGGAGAACTTCACACTCAACTACGCTTACAACGAGAAGAACCACCGCGACTACGAACTGCAATATGAGAATGAGCAGAACGTAAAAGCAGGCTTTATGTACAACTACACCTTTAAGCCTGTAACTTACGAGCCTTGGAAGAAATCGGCTAAGTTTGCCAACAAGCGTTATTGGCAATGGCTGGCAGATGTGAACCTCAACTTAGTGCCTACGAGCATCGTCTATACGATGGACGTAAATCGCACTTTTAGTCAGCAGTTGTTCCGTGAGGTGCACTTTGATGGGGTAAATGCGAGCCAGCAAAAGAGCTTGCCAGAGCTACAACAGCGCAATTACCAGATGAATCACCAGTATGGCATCAACTATAGCCTTACCCGCTCGCTGCGCTTGAACTTCAATGCTACAGGCAACAGCATCATACGCAACTATTATGTGTATGACAATGCGGGCGATATTTCAGGAGTGAATAAAGATGTAACCCTATGGTCGAACTTCTGGGATTTGGGTACGCCTGATCACTTCTTCTCAAAGCTACAAGTGAGCTATGAATTACCTTTTGAGAAGTTTCCTTACTTCCAATTTATCAAAGCCAACTACACCTACTCAGGTGACTTTGATTGGCAGCGCGGCTCGCAAACCCTGTTGCAATTGGCACATCAGGATATTAACAAGCTACAAAATGCCAACACCCACAACTTCACTGCCAACCTTACCTTCGATCAGCTCTACCGCTATCTGGGGGTAAAACCCACAGGGCGTGATGAGAAAGCCAGCATAGGCAAGACTTTTGCCACAATGCTCAAGACTATCGGGGTGAACTACTCACGCACCAATGGGAAGACCATACCAGGTTATACCCAGCAAGTAGGTTTCCTCGGTACCTTTAAACCATCGACAGGCTTTATGTTTGGTGACCAGAGTGATATTCGTTACGAATTGGCGAAGAGAGGCTACCTGACCGACTTTGCAGACTTCAACGACCAATTCATACAGTCAAAAGAACGCGAACTGACCCTGACTGCTAACCTGCAGCCTATCCCTGACTTGCAAATCAACCTGAAAGCCAATAGGCAGTACACCCAGAATTACACCGAGACCTTTGAGGTGCGCGACTTTGTCTATAACCGATTGGTAGGCAATGAGGTGGGGAGCTTTAACATCTCTACCAACCTGATAGCGACCAGCTTTAATAAGATCGATGAGTATCACTCAGCAGCCTTTGAGAAGTTCAAGGACAACCGCCTTACCGTGGCACGCCGTCTGGCAGCAGAACGAGGACTGAACCCCGCTGATGTAGATGCTGAGGGCTACCCTAAGGGCTATAGCAAGAAGAGCCAAGCGGTGATGATCCCAGCCTTCTTTGCAGCTTACTCAGGAGGCAGTGCCAGTGGTGTATCACTTGACGCCTTTAAGAATATCCCTATCCCTGATTGGAATATCCGCTATACAGGGCTGATGAAAGTAGACTTTATCAAAAACGCCTTCCGCCGCTTCTCATTGGCACACGGCTACCGCGCAAGCTACTCGCTGAGTGAGTTCCGCACGAACTTGGAGTACGAGCCATATAATCCAAGTAAGACCAACGTAGCAGGTGATTTCTTAAATGATAAACTCTTCACCACGGTTACCTTAGTAGAGCAGTTTAACCCACTGATCCGTGCCGATATGGAGCTGAAGAACTCAATGAGCCTATTGGCAGAGTTCAACCGCGATAGGACGATCTCTATAAGCCTTGACAACGATTATCTCACCGAAATACTCAAACGCGAGTATAAGTTCGGCTTAGGCTATCGCTTTAAGAATATCAGCTTTGTAACACGCGTGAATGGGGTGCTCACTACCCTCAAGAGCGATTTGGTACTCAAGGGAACACTCTCCTATATGAAAGAGTTTACCGTGATACGCAATATGGAGATATTCAACAACCAAGTAACCGCAGGACAAACCAGTTGGCTGGGTAACCTCACCGCTGAGTATGCGCTGAGCCGCAACCTCTTGGCATCGTACTATTTCCAATACAATTTCTCTAAATCGGCTATATCAACAGCCTTCCCAATGACGACCATACGCACAGGGGTATCGGTGAAGTATACATTTCAGTAA